The Scophthalmus maximus strain ysfricsl-2021 chromosome 7, ASM2237912v1, whole genome shotgun sequence genome includes a window with the following:
- the btbd11b gene encoding ankyrin repeat and BTB/POZ domain-containing protein BTBD11-B isoform X2 gives MVNGDLVSRAMHHLQPLYTKNHSNGTPVHQKSSVIHWAPEAIYTLCYFMHCPQMEWENPNVEPSKVTLQTERPFMVLPPLMEWVRVAVVHTEHRRSFSVDSDDVRQAARLLLPGVDCEPRQLRTDDCFCASRKLDAASTEAKFLQDLGFRMLSCGRTDLVKQAVNLLGPDGINSMSEQGMTPLMYACVRGDEAMVQMLLDAGADINSEVPNSVHRHPSVFPETRQATPLTFAVLHGHVPVVQLLLDAKANVEGSLQDGMENYTETPLQLAAAAGNFELVSLLLERGADPMVGTMYRNGISTAPQGDMNSYSLAAAHGHRNVFRKLLSHTETGKGDVLSLEEILAEGSELEGRSPSQIDLIRTGKAKLKALKEAMYHSSEHGHVDITIDIRSLGVPWTLHTWMESLRTCFHQHRRPLIQGLLKEFSCIEEEEYTEELITHGLPLMFQILRASKNEVISQQLSAIFTQCYGPYPIPKLAEIKRKQSSRLDPHFLNNKEMSDVTFLVEGKPFYAHKVLLFTASNRFKTLLANRPCGENTCIEISNVKYHIFQLVMQYLYCGGTDALHLRNTDVMELLSAAKFFQLEALQRHCELICSKNINTETCVEIYNHTKFLDAPDLASYIEGYFLKNMVILIELEPFKQLLYDAPPDSPGCDILQDLEKTLANRIRSIHLSSSKGSIV, from the exons atggtaaatg GTGACCTGGTGTCCCGAGCCATGCACCACCTACAGCCACTGTACACGAAGAACCACAGCAACGGGACGCCGGTGCACCAGAAGAGCAGTGTGATTCACTGGGCGCCCGAAGCGATCTACACGCTGTGTTATTTCATGCACTGCCCCCAGATGGAGTGGGAGAACCCCAACGTGGAGCCCTCCAAGGTCACCTTACAGACCGAGAG GCCGTTTATGGTGCTGCCGCCCCTGATGGAGTGGGTGCGCGTGGCAGTGGTCCACACCGAACACAGACGCAGCTTCTCCGTGGACAGCGACGATGTTCGGCAGGCtgccaggctgctgctgcccggaGTGGACTGTGAGCCGCGCCAGCTTCG AACGGATGACTGCTTCTGTGCCTCGAGGAAACTAGATGCCGCCTCTACTGAGGCAAAGTTCCTGCAGGACCTGGGCTTCCGCATGCTCAGCTGCGGACGCACCGACCTGGTGAAGCAGGCTGTCAACCTGCTCGGGCCGGATGGTATCAACAGCATGAGTGAGCAG GGGATGACCCCGCTGATGTACGCCTGTGTCCGTGGAGACGAGGCCATGGTACAGATGCTGCTGGATGCAGGGGCTGACATCAACAGCGAG GTGCCAAACTCAGTGCACAGGCACCCCTCAGTCTTTCCCGAAACGCGGCAGGCGACGCCCCTCACTTTTGCCGTGTTGCACGGACATGTGCCTGTGGTGCAG ctgctgctggatgccaAAGCCAACGTGGAGGGGTCCCTGCAGGACGGGATGGAGAACTATACTGAGACCCCACTgcagctggctgctgctgcag GTAACTTTGAGCTGGTGAGCTTGCTGCTGGAGCGCGGGGCCGACCCCATGGTGGGAACCATGTACCGCAATGGCATCTCCACTGCACCTCAGGGAGACATGAACTCCTACAGCCTGGCAGCAGCTCATGGACACAg AAATGTGTTTCGGAAGCTCCTGTCTCACACGGAGACGGGAAAAGGGGATGTCTTGTCCCTGGAGGAGATTCTGGCAGAAGGTTCGGAACTGGAAGGTCGAAGTCCGTCTCAGATCGACCTGATCCGGACAGGGAAGGCAAAACTAAAAGCCCTGAAAGAAGCCATGTATCACAGTTCGGAGCACGGACATGTAGACATAACCATTGATATACGGAGCCTTG GCGTCCCATGGACTTTGCACACTTGGATGGAGTCCCTGCGGACGTGTTTCCATCAGCACCGCCGACCTCTGATCCAGGGCCTTCTGAAAGAGTTCAGCTGCATCGAGGAAGAGGAGTACACGGAGGAGCTCATCACGCATGGCCTGCCTCTCATGTTCCAGATCCTCAGAGCCAGCAAG AATGAGGTGATCAGCCAGCAGCTGTCTGCAATTTTCACCCAGTGTTACGGGCCGTATCCCATCCCCAAACTGGCAGAGATCAAGAGGAAGCAGTCGTCACGTCTGG ATCCTCACTTCTTGAACAATAAAGAGATGTCCGATGTGACCTTTTTGGTGGAGGGGAAGCCTTTTTATGCCCACAAAGTCCTGCTCTTCACAGCCTCCAACAG GTTCAAAACTCTTCTAGCGAACAGACCTTGTGGTGAAAACACATGCATTGAAATCAGCAATgttaaatatcacatttttcag ctCGTGATGCAGTATCTCTACTGTGGAGGAACAGACGCTCTGCACCTCAGAAACACTGACGTTATGGAG CTTCTGTCTGCAGCCAAGTTCTTCCAGCTGGAGGCGCTACAGAGGCACTGCGAACTCATCTGCTCCAAGAACATCAACACAGAAACTTGTGTGGAGATCTACAACCACACCAAG TTTCTTGATGCCCCAGACCTGGCGTCCTACATAGAGGGCTACTTCCTGAAGAACATGGTGATCCTGATCGAGCTGGAGCCATTCAAGCAGCTGCTGTACGACGCACCTCCAGACAGCCCAGGCTGTGACATCCTGCAGGACCTGGAGAAAACCCTGGCCAACCGCATCCGGTCCATCCACCTGTCGTCGTCCAAGGGGTCCATCGTCTGA
- the btbd11b gene encoding ankyrin repeat and BTB/POZ domain-containing protein BTBD11-B isoform X3, giving the protein MHHLQPLYTKNHSNGTPVHQKSSVIHWAPEAIYTLCYFMHCPQMEWENPNVEPSKVTLQTERPFMVLPPLMEWVRVAVVHTEHRRSFSVDSDDVRQAARLLLPGVDCEPRQLRTDDCFCASRKLDAASTEAKFLQDLGFRMLSCGRTDLVKQAVNLLGPDGINSMSEQGMTPLMYACVRGDEAMVQMLLDAGADINSEVPNSVHRHPSVFPETRQATPLTFAVLHGHVPVVQLLLDAKANVEGSLQDGMENYTETPLQLAAAAGNFELVSLLLERGADPMVGTMYRNGISTAPQGDMNSYSLAAAHGHRNVFRKLLSHTETGKGDVLSLEEILAEGSELEGRSPSQIDLIRTGKAKLKALKEAMYHSSEHGHVDITIDIRSLGVPWTLHTWMESLRTCFHQHRRPLIQGLLKEFSCIEEEEYTEELITHGLPLMFQILRASKNEVISQQLSAIFTQCYGPYPIPKLAEIKRKQSSRLDPHFLNNKEMSDVTFLVEGKPFYAHKVLLFTASNRFKTLLANRPCGENTCIEISNVKYHIFQLVMQYLYCGGTDALHLRNTDVMELLSAAKFFQLEALQRHCELICSKNINTETCVEIYNHTKFLDAPDLASYIEGYFLKNMVILIELEPFKQLLYDAPPDSPGCDILQDLEKTLANRIRSIHLSSSKGSIV; this is encoded by the exons ATGCACCACCTACAGCCACTGTACACGAAGAACCACAGCAACGGGACGCCGGTGCACCAGAAGAGCAGTGTGATTCACTGGGCGCCCGAAGCGATCTACACGCTGTGTTATTTCATGCACTGCCCCCAGATGGAGTGGGAGAACCCCAACGTGGAGCCCTCCAAGGTCACCTTACAGACCGAGAG GCCGTTTATGGTGCTGCCGCCCCTGATGGAGTGGGTGCGCGTGGCAGTGGTCCACACCGAACACAGACGCAGCTTCTCCGTGGACAGCGACGATGTTCGGCAGGCtgccaggctgctgctgcccggaGTGGACTGTGAGCCGCGCCAGCTTCG AACGGATGACTGCTTCTGTGCCTCGAGGAAACTAGATGCCGCCTCTACTGAGGCAAAGTTCCTGCAGGACCTGGGCTTCCGCATGCTCAGCTGCGGACGCACCGACCTGGTGAAGCAGGCTGTCAACCTGCTCGGGCCGGATGGTATCAACAGCATGAGTGAGCAG GGGATGACCCCGCTGATGTACGCCTGTGTCCGTGGAGACGAGGCCATGGTACAGATGCTGCTGGATGCAGGGGCTGACATCAACAGCGAG GTGCCAAACTCAGTGCACAGGCACCCCTCAGTCTTTCCCGAAACGCGGCAGGCGACGCCCCTCACTTTTGCCGTGTTGCACGGACATGTGCCTGTGGTGCAG ctgctgctggatgccaAAGCCAACGTGGAGGGGTCCCTGCAGGACGGGATGGAGAACTATACTGAGACCCCACTgcagctggctgctgctgcag GTAACTTTGAGCTGGTGAGCTTGCTGCTGGAGCGCGGGGCCGACCCCATGGTGGGAACCATGTACCGCAATGGCATCTCCACTGCACCTCAGGGAGACATGAACTCCTACAGCCTGGCAGCAGCTCATGGACACAg AAATGTGTTTCGGAAGCTCCTGTCTCACACGGAGACGGGAAAAGGGGATGTCTTGTCCCTGGAGGAGATTCTGGCAGAAGGTTCGGAACTGGAAGGTCGAAGTCCGTCTCAGATCGACCTGATCCGGACAGGGAAGGCAAAACTAAAAGCCCTGAAAGAAGCCATGTATCACAGTTCGGAGCACGGACATGTAGACATAACCATTGATATACGGAGCCTTG GCGTCCCATGGACTTTGCACACTTGGATGGAGTCCCTGCGGACGTGTTTCCATCAGCACCGCCGACCTCTGATCCAGGGCCTTCTGAAAGAGTTCAGCTGCATCGAGGAAGAGGAGTACACGGAGGAGCTCATCACGCATGGCCTGCCTCTCATGTTCCAGATCCTCAGAGCCAGCAAG AATGAGGTGATCAGCCAGCAGCTGTCTGCAATTTTCACCCAGTGTTACGGGCCGTATCCCATCCCCAAACTGGCAGAGATCAAGAGGAAGCAGTCGTCACGTCTGG ATCCTCACTTCTTGAACAATAAAGAGATGTCCGATGTGACCTTTTTGGTGGAGGGGAAGCCTTTTTATGCCCACAAAGTCCTGCTCTTCACAGCCTCCAACAG GTTCAAAACTCTTCTAGCGAACAGACCTTGTGGTGAAAACACATGCATTGAAATCAGCAATgttaaatatcacatttttcag ctCGTGATGCAGTATCTCTACTGTGGAGGAACAGACGCTCTGCACCTCAGAAACACTGACGTTATGGAG CTTCTGTCTGCAGCCAAGTTCTTCCAGCTGGAGGCGCTACAGAGGCACTGCGAACTCATCTGCTCCAAGAACATCAACACAGAAACTTGTGTGGAGATCTACAACCACACCAAG TTTCTTGATGCCCCAGACCTGGCGTCCTACATAGAGGGCTACTTCCTGAAGAACATGGTGATCCTGATCGAGCTGGAGCCATTCAAGCAGCTGCTGTACGACGCACCTCCAGACAGCCCAGGCTGTGACATCCTGCAGGACCTGGAGAAAACCCTGGCCAACCGCATCCGGTCCATCCACCTGTCGTCGTCCAAGGGGTCCATCGTCTGA